A window from Flavobacterium gyeonganense encodes these proteins:
- a CDS encoding M1 family metallopeptidase — protein MKKIALLSFLSFGLNTAFAQNTPYWQQHADYKMEVSMDVKNYQYKGKQELVYTNNSADTLRKVFYHLFPNAFQPGSEMDARLHFIKDPDGRMVTKTKGTDGKEVKQSRIENLKPNEIGYLKITNFKQDGSVAQTRVSGTILEVTLVKPILPNSKSTFTLDFDGQVPVQVRRSGRNNSEGVELSMSQWYPKLAEFDFEGWHADPYIAREFHGVWGNFDVKITIDKDYTIGGSGYLQDKNSIGHGYEDEGVKVVYPKKTKTLTWHFIAPNVHDFTWAADKEYTHDIVKGPNDVDLHFFYKNNEKTTANWKQLEPLMVKVMDYYNQKVGSYPYKQYSFIQGGDGGMEYAMCTLMLGNGTLEGILGTATHELGHSWFQHILASNESKHPWMDEGFTTYIEDSALNELAGDKKVSNPFKGNYAAYYSLVNSGKEQPQTTHGDRYDENRPYSISSYIKGSIFLSQLEYVIGKENVDATLKRYFNDFKFKHPTPNDIKRTAERVSGAELDWYLTDWAQTTNTIDYGIKDVADNSGKAIVTLERIGRMPMPIDLKVDYTDGTSETFYIPLRMMNFIKPNPNPNEKRTVLEDWAWAQQNYSFTIDKNKASIKKITIDPSGLMADVKAANNVFEVK, from the coding sequence ATGAAAAAAATTGCTCTTCTTTCTTTTTTGAGTTTTGGTTTAAATACAGCTTTTGCACAAAACACCCCATACTGGCAGCAGCATGCAGATTATAAAATGGAGGTTTCGATGGATGTAAAAAACTATCAATATAAAGGAAAACAGGAATTGGTTTATACGAATAACTCTGCAGATACTTTGCGAAAAGTATTTTATCATTTATTTCCAAATGCTTTTCAGCCGGGAAGTGAAATGGACGCCCGTTTGCATTTTATAAAAGATCCGGATGGGAGAATGGTAACAAAGACAAAAGGAACTGATGGAAAAGAAGTAAAACAAAGCCGAATAGAAAATCTGAAACCAAATGAAATTGGTTATTTAAAAATTACGAACTTTAAACAAGATGGCTCTGTTGCTCAGACAAGAGTTTCGGGAACAATCTTAGAAGTAACTTTGGTAAAACCAATTTTACCGAATTCTAAATCGACTTTTACGTTAGATTTTGACGGGCAGGTTCCGGTACAGGTTCGTCGTTCGGGAAGGAATAATTCTGAAGGAGTTGAGCTTTCCATGTCGCAATGGTATCCAAAATTAGCTGAATTTGATTTTGAAGGTTGGCATGCTGATCCTTACATTGCAAGGGAATTCCACGGTGTTTGGGGTAATTTTGATGTAAAAATCACCATTGATAAAGACTACACGATTGGTGGTTCAGGATATCTGCAGGATAAAAACTCAATTGGTCATGGCTACGAAGATGAAGGAGTAAAAGTGGTTTATCCTAAAAAAACAAAAACACTTACCTGGCATTTTATCGCGCCAAATGTTCATGATTTTACTTGGGCGGCTGACAAGGAATACACTCATGATATTGTAAAAGGGCCAAACGATGTTGATTTGCATTTCTTTTACAAAAACAATGAAAAAACCACTGCAAACTGGAAACAACTAGAACCTTTAATGGTAAAGGTGATGGATTACTACAATCAAAAAGTTGGATCATATCCGTACAAACAATACTCCTTTATTCAGGGTGGAGATGGCGGAATGGAATATGCCATGTGTACACTGATGTTAGGAAACGGAACTCTTGAGGGAATCCTCGGAACGGCAACTCACGAATTAGGACATTCCTGGTTTCAGCATATCCTGGCTTCAAATGAGTCAAAGCATCCGTGGATGGATGAAGGTTTTACAACCTATATCGAAGACAGTGCTTTGAATGAATTAGCGGGAGATAAAAAAGTCTCAAATCCATTTAAAGGTAATTATGCGGCTTATTACAGCTTAGTAAATTCAGGTAAAGAACAGCCTCAGACAACTCATGGTGACCGTTATGACGAAAATAGACCTTACAGTATTTCTTCTTATATCAAAGGAAGTATTTTCCTTTCGCAGTTGGAATATGTTATCGGAAAAGAGAATGTTGATGCTACTTTAAAGAGATATTTCAACGATTTTAAATTCAAACATCCAACTCCAAACGATATCAAAAGAACGGCTGAAAGAGTTTCAGGAGCAGAATTAGACTGGTATCTGACAGACTGGGCACAAACAACCAATACGATTGATTATGGAATTAAAGACGTTGCTGATAATTCAGGAAAAGCAATCGTTACTTTAGAAAGAATCGGAAGAATGCCAATGCCAATTGATTTAAAAGTGGATTACACAGACGGGACTTCCGAGACATTCTATATCCCATTGCGAATGATGAATTTCATTAAACCAAATCCGAATCCAAACGAAAAAAGAACTGTTTTAGAGGATTGGGCCTGGGCACAGCAAAACTATAGTTTTACAATTGACAAAAACAAAGCGTCAATCAAAAAAATCACTATAGATCCAAGTGGATTAATGGCTGATGTGAAAGCTGCTAATAATGTTTTTGAAGTAAAATAA
- a CDS encoding L-threonine 3-dehydrogenase, protein MNPKILIIGACGQIGTELTLKLRKIYGTENVIASDIRKLNTDVVNSGPFEVINALDFNQIEHLVEVHHITDIYLMAALLSATAEKNPAFAWDLNMNSLFHVLNLAKAKKIQKIFWPSSIAVFGPTTPKENTPQYTIMEPSTVYGISKQAGERWCEYYHNIYGVDVRSIRYPGLISWSTPPGGGTTDYAVDIFHKAIADKKYECFLSSETKMPMMYMDDAIDATINIMKAPVEEIKIHSSYNLAAMSFTPTEIAAEIKKHIPEFEITYNPDFRQKIADSWPASIDDSDARKDWNWNHKFDLESMTKDMLEHLG, encoded by the coding sequence ATGAATCCAAAAATATTAATTATTGGTGCTTGTGGTCAAATTGGGACAGAACTGACTTTGAAACTGCGTAAAATATACGGAACAGAAAATGTGATTGCTTCTGATATCAGAAAATTAAATACAGATGTGGTTAATTCAGGTCCGTTTGAAGTAATTAATGCTTTGGATTTTAATCAAATTGAGCATCTGGTAGAAGTTCATCACATTACTGACATTTATTTAATGGCCGCTCTTTTATCTGCAACAGCCGAAAAAAATCCTGCTTTTGCCTGGGATTTGAACATGAACTCTTTATTTCATGTTTTGAATCTGGCTAAAGCCAAAAAAATTCAGAAGATATTCTGGCCATCCAGCATTGCTGTTTTTGGTCCCACAACCCCAAAAGAAAATACACCTCAATACACGATTATGGAACCTTCAACGGTTTACGGAATCAGTAAACAAGCCGGCGAGAGATGGTGCGAATACTATCATAATATTTACGGAGTTGATGTTCGCAGTATCCGTTATCCCGGTTTAATCAGCTGGTCAACGCCTCCCGGAGGCGGAACTACAGATTATGCTGTTGATATTTTTCATAAAGCTATTGCCGATAAAAAATATGAGTGCTTTTTGTCATCAGAAACCAAAATGCCGATGATGTATATGGATGATGCCATTGATGCCACAATCAATATTATGAAGGCCCCTGTTGAAGAAATCAAGATACACTCTTCTTATAATTTAGCTGCTATGAGTTTCACACCAACTGAAATTGCGGCTGAAATTAAAAAACACATTCCGGAATTTGAAATCACTTACAATCCGGATTTCCGTCAGAAAATTGCGGACAGCTGGCCAGCAAGTATTGATGATTCTGATGCCAGAAAAGACTGGAACTGGAATCATAAGTTTGATTTAGAATCGATGACAAAAGATATGCTGGAGCATTTGGGTTAA
- the mfd gene encoding transcription-repair coupling factor, with protein MSKNALYTTYDNLPKAEQIATSLLEGNQIKMNISGLLGSAVSFIIRSVFKKTELPFLIVLDNKEEAAYYLNDLEQMIGEEDVLFYPASFRRPYQVDETDNANVLLRAEVLNRINSRKKPAVIVTYPEALFEKVVTRRELDKNTLKVALNDKISIDFINEVLFEYEFKRVDFITEPGEFSVRGGIVDVFSFSNDHPYRIEFFGNEVDSIRTFDVETQLSVETHKKITIIPNVENKLFQENRESFLDYIAEKTVLFIQNTDGLFSQLDKQFARAEEAFEKLSKEIKHATPEQLFLNQASFIKRSLDFSVIELASRPVYKTTKKFEFHIQPQPSFNKQFDLLLNNLSENHFNGYINYLFCSNDTQAKRFHDIFESLDEANSENIRKQYHTIVLPLYQGFIDEENQITAYTDHQIFERYHKFNIKNGYSKKQNITLKELTALSVGDYVTHIDHGIGKFGGLQKIQVEGKTQEAIKLVYADNDIVYVSIHSLHKISKYNGKDGTPPKIYKLGSNAWKVLKQKTKARVKHIAFNLIQLYAKRRLEKGFQFAPDSYLQNELESSFIYEDTPDQMKSTAEVKADMESDRPMDRLVCGDVGFGKTEVAIRAAFKAVDNSKQVAVLVPTTILAYQHFRTFSERLKDMPVTIGYLNRFRTAKQKAQTLKDLAEGKLDIVIGTHQLVNKNVVFKDLGLLIVDEEQKFGVNVKDKLKTIAANVDTLTLTATPIPRTLQFSLMAARDLSVITTPPPNRYPIETNVVGFNEEIIRDAISYEIQRNGQVFFINNRIENIKEVAGMIQRLVPNARVGIGHGQMEGAKLEELMLGFMNGDFDVLVATTIIESGLDVPNANTIFINNANNFGLSDLHQMRGRVGRSNKKAFCYFICPPYSSMTEDARKRIQALEQFSELGSGFNIAMKDLEIRGAGDLLGGEQSGFINEIGFDTYQKIMNEAIEELKENEFKDLYPEENDIDTKEYVKDIQIDADFELLFPDEYINNVSERLVLYNELGAIKDEAGLQEYEKKLIDRFGPLPKPAVALLNSIRIKWIATRVGIEKLVLKQGKMIGYFVSDQQSDYYQSAKFRNVLNFVQKQSSLCKMKEKQTVNGLRLLLTFDNVKSIKRALELMELFEE; from the coding sequence TTGAGTAAAAACGCCTTATATACCACCTATGATAATCTGCCAAAAGCTGAGCAGATTGCAACAAGTTTACTGGAAGGGAATCAGATAAAAATGAACATCAGCGGATTGTTAGGATCTGCAGTCTCATTTATAATCCGGTCTGTCTTCAAAAAAACCGAACTGCCTTTTTTAATTGTTTTAGACAATAAAGAAGAAGCCGCGTATTATCTAAACGATCTGGAACAAATGATTGGTGAAGAGGATGTCTTGTTTTATCCTGCCTCATTCCGTCGTCCGTATCAGGTTGATGAAACTGATAATGCGAATGTTTTGCTTCGTGCTGAGGTTTTAAATAGAATTAATTCCCGTAAAAAACCAGCTGTAATTGTTACGTATCCGGAGGCACTTTTTGAAAAAGTGGTTACTAGAAGAGAACTCGATAAAAACACTTTAAAAGTAGCTTTAAATGATAAAATTTCGATAGATTTTATCAACGAAGTTTTGTTCGAATACGAATTCAAAAGAGTAGATTTTATTACAGAACCCGGAGAATTTTCGGTTCGTGGGGGAATTGTCGATGTATTTTCTTTTTCAAATGATCATCCATACAGAATCGAATTTTTTGGAAACGAAGTAGACAGCATCAGAACTTTTGATGTTGAAACACAGTTATCGGTTGAAACGCATAAAAAAATCACGATTATCCCGAATGTCGAAAACAAACTTTTTCAGGAAAATCGCGAAAGCTTTTTAGATTACATTGCAGAAAAAACCGTTCTTTTTATCCAAAATACAGACGGCCTTTTCAGTCAGTTAGACAAACAATTCGCAAGGGCAGAAGAAGCTTTTGAGAAATTGTCGAAAGAAATAAAACATGCTACACCAGAACAATTGTTTTTGAATCAGGCGTCGTTTATAAAAAGATCTTTGGACTTTTCTGTTATAGAATTGGCTTCAAGACCCGTTTATAAAACGACTAAAAAGTTCGAATTTCATATTCAGCCTCAGCCTTCGTTCAACAAACAATTTGATTTATTGCTGAATAATTTAAGCGAAAATCATTTTAACGGATATATCAATTATTTGTTTTGTTCGAATGATACACAGGCAAAACGTTTTCACGATATTTTTGAAAGTTTAGATGAAGCCAATTCAGAAAATATCCGCAAGCAATATCATACTATTGTACTGCCTTTATACCAAGGTTTTATTGATGAAGAAAACCAGATTACGGCTTATACTGATCATCAGATTTTTGAGCGTTATCATAAATTCAATATCAAAAATGGTTATTCTAAAAAGCAGAATATCACTTTAAAAGAATTAACCGCACTTTCTGTAGGCGATTATGTAACGCATATCGATCACGGAATCGGGAAATTTGGCGGATTGCAAAAAATCCAGGTCGAAGGCAAAACTCAGGAAGCCATAAAATTGGTTTATGCTGATAACGATATTGTGTATGTGAGCATTCACTCGCTTCATAAAATCTCAAAATACAACGGAAAAGACGGAACGCCTCCAAAAATCTATAAACTTGGATCCAACGCTTGGAAGGTTTTAAAACAGAAAACCAAAGCGCGCGTCAAACATATTGCATTCAACTTGATTCAGTTGTATGCGAAACGCCGATTAGAAAAAGGTTTTCAGTTTGCGCCAGACAGTTATTTACAAAACGAATTAGAAAGTTCGTTTATTTATGAAGATACACCAGACCAAATGAAATCGACGGCAGAAGTGAAAGCCGATATGGAAAGCGATCGTCCAATGGATCGTTTGGTTTGTGGTGACGTTGGTTTCGGTAAAACGGAAGTTGCAATTCGTGCTGCTTTTAAAGCGGTTGACAACAGCAAACAAGTAGCAGTTTTGGTTCCGACCACCATTTTGGCGTATCAGCATTTCAGGACTTTTTCAGAACGCTTAAAAGATATGCCTGTTACGATTGGGTACTTGAACCGTTTCAGAACTGCCAAACAAAAAGCCCAGACTTTAAAAGATTTAGCCGAAGGAAAACTGGATATTGTTATTGGAACACACCAATTAGTGAACAAAAATGTCGTTTTTAAAGACTTAGGTTTATTGATTGTCGATGAGGAACAAAAGTTTGGTGTAAACGTAAAAGATAAATTAAAAACGATTGCTGCGAATGTGGATACGCTGACCTTAACGGCAACGCCAATTCCGAGAACGCTTCAGTTTTCATTAATGGCAGCGCGAGATTTATCGGTAATTACAACGCCTCCGCCAAATCGTTATCCGATAGAAACGAATGTAGTTGGATTTAATGAAGAAATTATCCGCGATGCAATTTCGTATGAAATTCAAAGAAACGGACAGGTTTTCTTTATCAATAACCGAATCGAAAATATCAAAGAAGTGGCAGGAATGATTCAGCGTTTGGTGCCAAATGCAAGAGTCGGAATTGGCCATGGACAAATGGAAGGCGCCAAACTAGAGGAATTGATGTTAGGTTTCATGAACGGCGATTTTGATGTTTTAGTCGCAACAACCATCATCGAAAGTGGTTTGGACGTTCCAAATGCCAATACGATTTTCATCAACAATGCCAATAATTTTGGATTGTCAGATCTGCACCAAATGCGTGGTCGAGTAGGTCGAAGCAACAAAAAAGCATTCTGTTACTTCATCTGCCCGCCGTATTCATCCATGACCGAAGATGCCAGAAAACGTATTCAGGCGTTGGAGCAGTTCAGCGAACTCGGAAGCGGTTTTAACATCGCAATGAAAGATTTGGAGATTCGTGGAGCAGGAGATTTATTAGGAGGCGAACAAAGCGGTTTCATCAACGAAATTGGTTTTGATACGTACCAAAAAATCATGAACGAAGCCATCGAGGAATTAAAAGAAAACGAATTCAAGGATTTGTACCCGGAAGAAAATGATATTGATACGAAAGAATACGTCAAAGACATTCAGATCGATGCCGATTTCGAGTTGTTATTCCCGGATGAATATATCAATAACGTCTCAGAGCGTTTGGTTTTATACAACGAATTGGGCGCTATAAAAGATGAAGCCGGATTACAGGAATACGAGAAGAAATTAATCGATCGCTTTGGACCATTGCCAAAACCCGCCGTTGCTTTATTGAACAGTATCCGAATTAAATGGATTGCAACCAGAGTCGGAATTGAGAAATTAGTCCTTAAACAAGGCAAAATGATTGGCTATTTTGTATCCGATCAGCAATCAGATTATTATCAATCTGCTAAGTTTAGGAACGTATTGAATTTTGTTCAAAAACAGAGCTCACTCTGCAAAATGAAAGAGAAACAAACCGTCAACGGATTACGTTTGCTATTGACTTTTGATAATGTGAAATCAATAAAACGGGCTTTGGAATTAATGGAGCTGTTTGAAGAATAG
- the dinB gene encoding DNA polymerase IV, producing the protein MFETPVYRKIIHIDMDAFYASVEQMDNPVLRGKPIAVGGSENRGVVSAASYEARKFGVRSAISGVLAKKYCPEIIFVRPRFDRYKEISSKIHKIFHEYTDMVEPLSLDEAYLDVTQNKKGNPSASLLAQEIRLRILNEVGLTASAGISINKFVAKIASDYNKPNGQKTVNPDEVIPFLEELPIRKFYGVGKVTTEKMYQLGIFTGLDLKNKSLDFLEKHFGKSGKFYFYVVRGIHNSEVKPSRNTKSVASEHTFDVNLTSEIFMLEQLEKIAVSLEKRLKRYNVSGKTVTLKIKYSDFTQQTRSKTLPYFISDKSLIMETVEELLYQERMKDSVRLLGISLSNLNTEQKKEVVVQLKFAF; encoded by the coding sequence ATGTTTGAAACTCCAGTTTATCGAAAAATAATCCACATTGATATGGATGCTTTTTATGCTTCGGTAGAGCAAATGGATAATCCTGTTTTACGGGGAAAACCTATTGCAGTTGGAGGCTCAGAGAATAGAGGTGTCGTTTCGGCAGCAAGTTATGAGGCGAGAAAATTTGGTGTCAGAAGTGCTATAAGTGGTGTTTTAGCCAAGAAATATTGTCCCGAAATCATATTTGTCCGGCCTCGTTTTGACCGTTACAAAGAAATTTCGTCTAAGATCCATAAGATTTTTCATGAATACACAGATATGGTTGAGCCGCTTTCGCTTGATGAGGCTTATCTTGATGTGACCCAAAATAAAAAAGGAAATCCAAGCGCGTCTTTATTAGCTCAGGAAATCCGATTAAGAATTTTAAATGAAGTTGGGCTGACAGCTTCTGCAGGCATTTCTATAAATAAATTTGTAGCTAAAATTGCCAGTGATTACAATAAACCCAATGGCCAGAAGACGGTAAATCCGGATGAGGTAATTCCGTTTTTAGAAGAACTGCCGATCAGAAAATTTTATGGAGTTGGAAAAGTGACGACAGAAAAAATGTACCAATTGGGTATTTTTACAGGATTAGATTTAAAAAACAAATCGCTTGATTTTTTAGAAAAGCACTTTGGTAAATCAGGTAAGTTTTATTTTTACGTTGTCAGAGGGATACATAATAGCGAAGTAAAACCTTCACGAAATACTAAATCGGTTGCATCAGAACATACTTTTGATGTTAATCTGACATCAGAAATTTTTATGCTGGAACAACTTGAAAAAATAGCTGTTTCGTTGGAAAAGCGACTAAAAAGATACAATGTTTCAGGAAAGACGGTCACTCTTAAAATTAAATATAGCGATTTCACGCAACAAACCAGAAGCAAAACGTTACCTTATTTTATTTCTGATAAAAGCTTAATTATGGAAACTGTTGAAGAACTGCTATATCAGGAACGAATGAAAGATTCTGTCCGATTATTGGGGATTTCCTTGAGTAACCTCAATACAGAACAAAAAAAAGAGGTAGTTGTACAGTTAAAATTTGCATTTTAA
- a CDS encoding PAS domain-containing protein — MNSVNGHIKIFDESEAGLNCNSVPILCWDFHYESINELKTFSSDLKRIKNISHKFKWDISHIDINQRLKDEAVLITDSEQKIIFASEGINKMTGYTEKEILGKYPKMFQGPMTSLSVLKEIKIAIEKQIPFKKTILNYKKNGETYNCTIHGFPVFNLKGNLSHFIAFEKEAA; from the coding sequence ATGAATTCTGTAAATGGCCATATAAAAATTTTCGATGAGTCCGAAGCAGGCTTAAATTGCAATTCAGTTCCGATACTTTGCTGGGATTTTCATTATGAATCCATAAATGAACTGAAAACATTTTCTTCCGACTTAAAAAGAATCAAAAACATTTCCCATAAATTTAAATGGGACATATCTCACATAGATATTAACCAACGGTTGAAAGATGAAGCTGTGTTGATTACAGATTCGGAACAAAAAATAATTTTTGCTTCTGAGGGAATTAATAAAATGACGGGATATACGGAAAAAGAAATCCTGGGGAAATATCCAAAAATGTTTCAGGGGCCTATGACTTCTCTTTCGGTTTTAAAAGAAATTAAAATTGCAATCGAAAAACAAATTCCTTTCAAAAAAACAATTTTAAATTATAAAAAGAATGGTGAAACCTATAATTGTACCATTCATGGTTTTCCTGTTTTTAACCTGAAAGGGAATTTATCACATTTTATAGCTTTTGAAAAAGAAGCAGCATAA
- a CDS encoding Bax inhibitor-1/YccA family protein, with protein MNFNSKNPFLSDKRFSSNAVSKAEEVHHAQIIDYNQDMTISGTINKTAILFLLLCAGAMLTWWMAFNGMNAMLPAIGGAIVAFVLVLISAFKPQASPYLAPGYALFEGLFIGGISAIFEARFPGIVINAVGATLVTFLVCLGLYKFKIVKVNEQFRSVVIAATLAIATYYLISWIVSMFTDYTPVHHGNSLMSIGISVFVIIVAALNLFLDFDQIEKGAQQRMPKFMEWYGAMGLMITLVWLYIEFLRLLSKFASRD; from the coding sequence ATGAACTTTAATTCGAAAAATCCATTTTTAAGCGACAAACGTTTTTCTTCAAACGCTGTTTCAAAAGCCGAAGAAGTGCATCACGCACAAATTATTGATTACAATCAGGATATGACTATATCCGGAACTATCAATAAAACAGCTATTTTATTCTTATTGTTATGTGCCGGAGCAATGCTGACTTGGTGGATGGCATTTAACGGAATGAACGCCATGCTGCCGGCTATTGGTGGTGCTATTGTTGCCTTTGTTTTAGTTTTAATTTCAGCATTCAAGCCACAAGCTTCTCCTTATTTAGCTCCAGGTTATGCTTTGTTTGAAGGCTTGTTTATCGGAGGCATTTCTGCCATTTTCGAAGCTAGATTTCCTGGAATCGTAATTAATGCTGTTGGAGCAACTTTAGTCACTTTTTTAGTTTGTCTGGGATTATATAAATTTAAGATTGTAAAAGTAAATGAACAATTCAGATCAGTAGTTATTGCTGCTACGCTGGCAATTGCGACTTACTATTTAATATCCTGGATTGTTTCTATGTTTACAGACTACACGCCTGTTCATCATGGAAATTCATTGATGAGTATCGGAATTAGTGTTTTTGTAATCATTGTTGCTGCACTAAACCTATTTTTGGATTTTGACCAAATTGAAAAAGGTGCACAGCAAAGAATGCCAAAATTTATGGAATGGTACGGCGCTATGGGATTGATGATTACCTTAGTTTGGTTGTACATTGAATTCCTTAGATTATTATCAAAATTTGCAAGCAGAGATTAA